Proteins from a single region of Parasedimentitalea psychrophila:
- a CDS encoding ABC transporter permease: MSILISIFWFAVAVVGAMALGWLFRAFVVAVSPQRQAQDMRKAPLTASFGLLVILVYVLVAALAPVIAPFGESEVVGGEFLPWDSTYLLGTDNLGRDMLTRMIYGARNTVGIAFTITALAFFVGTVLGLLAAVVGGWLDQVLSRSVDVLMAIPSLIFSLLLLTIFGTSVLSLVLVIATVDATRVFRLARSVAQGIVVMDYIEAARLRGEGKWWLITREILPNAMAPLVAEFGLRFCFVFLAISGLSFLGLGIQPPTADWGGMVRDNATLITFGDLTPFLPAGAIALLTVAVNFVVDWQLHKSSGLKE, from the coding sequence ATGAGCATTCTGATTTCGATATTCTGGTTCGCAGTGGCTGTGGTTGGCGCCATGGCGCTTGGCTGGCTGTTCCGGGCCTTTGTGGTTGCGGTTTCACCGCAGCGGCAGGCGCAAGATATGCGCAAAGCGCCGCTGACCGCCAGCTTTGGCCTGCTGGTCATTCTTGTCTATGTGCTGGTTGCTGCGCTGGCACCGGTTATCGCACCATTTGGCGAAAGCGAAGTGGTGGGCGGCGAGTTCCTGCCCTGGGATTCGACCTATCTGTTGGGCACCGACAATCTGGGGCGCGATATGCTGACCCGGATGATATATGGCGCCCGCAATACTGTCGGCATTGCCTTTACCATTACTGCGCTGGCGTTTTTCGTGGGCACGGTTCTGGGCCTGCTGGCGGCAGTCGTTGGCGGCTGGCTTGACCAAGTGCTGAGCCGGTCCGTCGATGTGCTGATGGCAATCCCGTCGCTGATCTTTTCGCTGCTGTTGCTGACGATCTTTGGCACCTCGGTGCTGTCGCTGGTGCTGGTTATTGCCACGGTCGATGCCACCCGGGTCTTTCGTCTGGCGCGATCGGTGGCGCAGGGCATTGTGGTGATGGACTATATCGAGGCGGCGCGGTTGCGCGGCGAAGGCAAATGGTGGTTGATCACCCGCGAGATCCTGCCCAATGCGATGGCACCTCTGGTGGCTGAATTCGGGCTGCGGTTCTGCTTTGTCTTTCTGGCCATCTCGGGGCTGTCGTTCCTGGGTCTGGGGATCCAGCCGCCCACCGCTGACTGGGGTGGCATGGTGCGTGACAACGCAACACTGATCACCTTTGGCGACCTCACACCGTTCTTGCCGGCTGGCGCGATTGCGCTGTTGACTGTGGCGGTCAATTTTGTGGTCGATTGGCAGCTACATAAATCCAGCGGATTGAAGGAATAA
- a CDS encoding ABC transporter ATP-binding protein → MADQDNTENRLLTIRNLWIEGQSEDKWSPIIKGVDLDLNRGEVLGLIGESGAGKSTLGLAAMGFTRDGCRISDGTVEFDGIDLRHAAPGERRGLLGKRIAYVAQSAAASFNPAHKLIDQYSEAPVVHGVMSRQQAETDATSLYEQMQLPDPDQIGFRYPHQVSGGQLQRAMTAMAMSCRPDLIIFDEPTTALDVTTQIEVLAAIRSIVKEFNTAAIYITHDLAVVAQMADRIKVLLKGEEVEEADTRTMLSTPQEDYTKSLWAVRSYARAEQADTDKGTPVVSVRNVTAGYGATTVLDDVSFDFYQGRTVAVVGESGSGKSTAARVITGLLPPSKGEVLFDSKVMPADYRSRHRDQLRQVQMIYQMADTALNPKLRLRELIGRPAQMYLGLKGKALDERVRELLSLIELEPDQYIDRLPSELSGGQKQRIGIARALAAEPKFIICDEVTSALDQLVAEGILRLLDNLQAEFNLGYMFITHDLATVRAIADDVVVMQQGKVVEQGQKAAMFQPPHHPYTELLLSSVPEMDPDWLSNLLEARAEAG, encoded by the coding sequence ATGGCGGATCAAGACAACACAGAAAACCGCCTGCTGACCATCCGCAATCTGTGGATTGAAGGGCAAAGCGAAGACAAGTGGTCACCGATCATCAAAGGTGTGGATCTGGACCTGAACCGGGGCGAAGTGCTGGGGTTGATCGGGGAATCCGGGGCAGGTAAGTCCACTCTTGGTCTGGCGGCGATGGGCTTTACCCGCGATGGCTGCCGCATCAGCGACGGCACTGTCGAATTCGACGGCATTGACCTGCGCCATGCTGCGCCGGGAGAGCGGCGCGGCTTGCTGGGCAAGCGTATCGCCTATGTGGCGCAATCCGCGGCGGCCAGTTTCAACCCGGCCCACAAGCTGATTGATCAATACAGCGAGGCGCCGGTGGTGCATGGGGTGATGTCGCGGCAACAAGCCGAGACCGACGCCACCAGTCTCTATGAACAGATGCAATTGCCGGACCCCGACCAGATCGGCTTTCGCTATCCGCATCAGGTCTCGGGCGGGCAGCTGCAACGGGCAATGACGGCGATGGCGATGTCCTGTCGGCCTGACCTGATCATCTTTGATGAACCCACCACGGCGCTGGATGTGACCACTCAGATCGAGGTTCTGGCGGCTATCCGCTCTATCGTCAAAGAGTTCAACACTGCTGCGATCTACATCACCCATGATCTGGCGGTGGTGGCGCAGATGGCGGATCGCATCAAGGTGCTGCTGAAGGGGGAAGAGGTCGAAGAGGCCGATACCCGCACCATGCTGTCCACCCCGCAAGAGGACTATACCAAGTCGCTTTGGGCGGTGCGCAGTTATGCGCGTGCCGAACAGGCGGACACCGACAAGGGCACTCCGGTTGTTTCGGTGCGCAATGTCACCGCCGGCTATGGCGCGACCACAGTGCTGGATGATGTCAGCTTTGACTTCTATCAGGGCCGCACGGTTGCGGTTGTCGGCGAAAGTGGCTCGGGTAAATCGACCGCGGCGCGGGTGATCACTGGTTTGCTGCCGCCTAGCAAGGGTGAGGTGTTGTTTGACAGCAAGGTCATGCCTGCCGATTACCGGTCCCGCCACCGTGATCAGCTGCGTCAGGTGCAGATGATCTATCAGATGGCGGATACCGCGCTGAACCCCAAGCTGCGCCTGCGCGAGCTGATCGGGCGCCCGGCACAGATGTATCTGGGCCTTAAGGGTAAGGCATTGGACGAACGGGTGCGCGAGCTGCTGTCGCTGATCGAGCTGGAGCCGGATCAGTATATCGACCGCTTGCCGTCCGAGTTGTCCGGCGGCCAGAAACAGCGGATCGGTATTGCCCGGGCGCTGGCCGCCGAGCCCAAGTTCATCATCTGTGACGAGGTCACCTCGGCGCTGGATCAGCTGGTGGCCGAGGGTATCCTGCGTCTGCTGGACAACCTGCAGGCCGAGTTCAATCTGGGCTATATGTTCATCACCCATGATCTGGCCACGGTTCGCGCCATTGCCGATGACGTGGTGGTGATGCAGCAGGGTAAGGTGGTGGAACAGGGCCAAAAGGCCGCGATGTTCCAGCCGCCGCATCATCCCTATACGGAACTGCTGCTCAGCTCGGTGCCCGAAATGGACCCGGACTGGCTGTCCAATTTGCTCGAGGCGCGGGCAGAGGCCGGCTGA